DNA from Acidobacteriota bacterium:
ACCAGCGGATGCTCGCCGGCATGGCGCTCGACGAACTGGAGCAGGTCCATGTTGTGGCGCCAGGTCTTGGCGGTCGTAACCAGCTTATAGATGTCGGCTGGGATCTTTTGCAGACGGCTCCAGATCGGACCGAGCGCGGGCGTGGTGGCGAAGTCGTGATAGGAGACGATGAGATTGGTTTGCTGCCGCAGCGATTGCAGGGCACTGGCCGCGACCCGCTCGGCGCTCTGCAGCTCGAGGTCGACGGCGGCGCAACCAGCATCGGCTGCGCTCTTGAGAAGGCTGAGCTGCGCTTCCACCGAACCCTTGAAGTCGCCGCCGTATGCCTGTTTGCGGCAAGTGGCAATCACCAGCGTTTGCGGCGAAGAGCGCAGGAATTCGCGAATCTGCGGAGGGAAGGCTTTCAGTTGCTTAATGCTGTCCAGGCGCAGCTCGAGCAGGTTCACTTCGCGTGCGGCGCGCTCGGCCTGCGTCAGCAGCTCATCGGCAGTTCCCGCCTGAAGGGAAGCGCAAACCCGCGGCAGCCGGACGGGAGCAACCCGGTTGGATATAATCCCATGCATTGTTGAGGCTACACTTACCACGCGGGGGCATAGTATCGGTCCTTGACGCCCAGTTGCAACAGAAATCCATCACTGATTGGGTGCTTATCGCTTTTTCTTGCTGCCCGTAGTGACAAGCTTACAGGCGGCGGTAAGGCCGTCATATAGTTTTTGTAGTGCTTCTGATGGCATCTGTTGGCGTTGTAGCGCAATGGTGGTGCGATCGCCGCGCGCCCAAGGGCCGGTCCAGGCGGTCGCGGTTGCCTGCTCAAGGTTGGCAGCCGTGGCACGCAGGAGCTGCACGAGGCCGGCGCGCGCGGTGCGCAGACGCGGGCCGGAAAGTCCGGCATGGGTCAAGATGGCCTCGGCAGCGGCGAAGTTGACGACAGCGCCTGGACCTACGAGGGTAGCGGCAAGATGATAAGCAGCTTTGGCCTGCGGGGTGAGCGGGAGCTCCTGGCCAGCCCAACGGCGGATCTGGGCGCGGGCGGCGCGAGCCGCGACCGGATCACCTTCGATGCTGAACACCACCTTGCGCGGTGAGGGCGTCCGGCGGGTGAGGGTCATCATGGGATGCAGGGAAGCGATGCTGGCGCTGCGGCGCGCCAAAGGCGCGAGGACTGAGGCCGGGCGGGTGCCGCTGCCGTGCAGCACGCACCAGCCACGCCAATCGCGGCGGGCAGCGGCGAGGCGGCGGGCCAAAGCGGGCAAGGCGTCATCGGGCACTGCGAGGAAAAGCACGGCTGGTGGTTCGTGCGGCAAACGCTTGAGCCAGGCAGCGAGCTTGGCGTGGCTGACAGCAGCACGCATGGGCGTTCCGGCATTGGTCAGCCAGTGCTGCAAGGCTGAGCCAAGGCGGCCGGTTCCGATCACGATCCAATCCATCGTTTAGGCCACGCCGCCGGGATACAGATTCAGGTTGTGGGCGCTGTTGAGTAGCGCCATGTGGGTGAACGCCTGGGGGTAATTGCCCAGGAGCCTGCCATCGGCCGGCTCAATTTCTTCCGAAAACAGCCCGACGGGGCTGGCGTAGCCGCGCATGTGCTCGAACAGCTTGCGCGACTCGCCACTGCGGCCGAGGAGCGTAAGGCAGTCCACCAGCCAGTAGGTGCAGATGGAGAAGGCGCCTTCGGGTCCACCGACGCCGTCGTCGTGCACGTTTTCGTAGCGCGCGACCAGCGAGTCTTTGGTCAGGCGTTCCTGAATGCGGCGGATGGTAGCCTCCATGCGGGGATCGTGCGGCGAGCAGAAACGGAGCAGCGGCAGCAGGAGCAGGCTGGCATCCAGGGTGTCGCCGTCGAAGGTTTGCGTATAGGCGTGGAGCTTCGGATTGTAGCCGCGCCGCACGACCTCGTCATGAATGGCGGCGCGGGTCTGCCGCCATGCCTGGAGCGCGCAGGGAAGATTGTGCTTTTCGGATATCTTGATGCCGCGGTCGAGCGCGACCCAACAGAGCACCTTGGAATAGGTGAACTGGCGCGGGCCGCCGCGCACTTCCCAAATGCTTTCATCCGGTTCGCGCCAGTGGGCGGCGGCGTAATCCACCAGACGGGCAAGGGCTTTCCATTGCGCCGCTTCAAGGCCGTTACGCCACTTGGCGTAGGTGTAGGCGGCATCCATAACCTCGCCGTAGATGTCGAGCTGGTGCTGGGCAGCGGCGGCATTGCCGATGCGCACCGGGCGCGAGTTGCGGTAACCGCGCAAGTGGTCCAGCTCGACCTCGGGAACTTCCGTGCCGCCATCGACGCGATAGCAGACCTGCAGCGGCGGCGGGGCCTGATCGCAGATGCGGGTTAGGAATTCCAGGAAGCGGCCGGCTTCGTCATGATAGCCGAGCAGCGAAAGGCCATAGAGCGCAAAGGTGGCGTCGCGCGGCCAGCAGTAGCGGTAATCCCAATTGCGCGGGCCGCCGATCGCCTCGGGCAGACTGGTGGTTGCCGCGGCGACCATGGCGCCGGAGGGGGCGTAGATAAGCGCCTTGAGGGCGAGGGCACTGCGGACAACCTCATGGCGGTACGGCCCGGTGTACTGCGCCTTGGCCGACCAGGCTTGCCACAAGCGCGTGGTGGCGTCGAGCGAGCCGCGCACGCGCTCGGTGGTGAGATCCGCGGGTTCGTCGCCCCAGACCAAAACGAACCAGGCCGACTCGCCCGGCTGGAGGCGAACGCGGCCGCGCAGGGCGCCATTCTCGACGGCGAGTGGGAAGGAGGCTTCGGCCCAGAGCGGCACGGAAGCGCCACCCTGAAAGCGCGTGGGCTTTTGCTGTGTCCAACGCACGCCTTCGCGGCCGTAGTCGGGACGCGGTTCCAAGTAGAGTTCGA
Protein-coding regions in this window:
- a CDS encoding DUF2520 domain-containing protein, whose translation is MDWIVIGTGRLGSALQHWLTNAGTPMRAAVSHAKLAAWLKRLPHEPPAVLFLAVPDDALPALARRLAAARRDWRGWCVLHGSGTRPASVLAPLARRSASIASLHPMMTLTRRTPSPRKVVFSIEGDPVAARAARAQIRRWAGQELPLTPQAKAAYHLAATLVGPGAVVNFAAAEAILTHAGLSGPRLRTARAGLVQLLRATAANLEQATATAWTGPWARGDRTTIALQRQQMPSEALQKLYDGLTAACKLVTTGSKKKR
- a CDS encoding glycoside hydrolase family 15 protein: MATAAATAEALGIRDYGIIADGLTCALLGRDGSVGWLCAPRFDSGSLVGEILDADRAGQCRWVPAGLPRGSGGAQHYRESTNVLVTEFAERARITDWMPAHFDGATAAGFGSGALCRYAEAIRDEIELELYLEPRPDYGREGVRWTQQKPTRFQGGASVPLWAEASFPLAVENGALRGRVRLQPGESAWFVLVWGDEPADLTTERVRGSLDATTRLWQAWSAKAQYTGPYRHEVVRSALALKALIYAPSGAMVAAATTSLPEAIGGPRNWDYRYCWPRDATFALYGLSLLGYHDEAGRFLEFLTRICDQAPPPLQVCYRVDGGTEVPEVELDHLRGYRNSRPVRIGNAAAAQHQLDIYGEVMDAAYTYAKWRNGLEAAQWKALARLVDYAAAHWREPDESIWEVRGGPRQFTYSKVLCWVALDRGIKISEKHNLPCALQAWRQTRAAIHDEVVRRGYNPKLHAYTQTFDGDTLDASLLLLPLLRFCSPHDPRMEATIRRIQERLTKDSLVARYENVHDDGVGGPEGAFSICTYWLVDCLTLLGRSGESRKLFEHMRGYASPVGLFSEEIEPADGRLLGNYPQAFTHMALLNSAHNLNLYPGGVA